The window ggtgaggaggaggagcggcttgGATGGGGGGCGGCGATGCCGATGGCATGCCGGCTGCAGCGCGATGGCGGGAGCTGTCCGGGAATGGAGTtcccggccgggcctgtgggcaCACGGGCCTGGTAAGCTCCTGCTTGTGTGTCCGGTCGGCTACCGTTGTTGACGGTGGAGGTtgtgccctcccgcgtgccgacggtgcCGTGGCCCCTAGTCCCGGCTCCTATCCCTTGTCGTGCAGACCTCACCtcgtggtgccgtggtgagacggcgtggaggcTTCTTGACCATGGTGGCGCAAGttggtggtcggtttggtggcaGGCCCTGGAGCACCCgaggtgaaggttgggatcgggggaaacctcTGTCGGCCTGTCCGACACCGACGCGGCGACGCCGGTGGGTGTcgccggaccttcctggagggcgtcgggggcgacccttcctctcgcctcgtcggataccgggggaaacccttggcagcagcgtcgtcttcGTCGCGGTCCCTCTTGAGGTGCTGATTGGTACTGGTGCTTCGCAGCCTTGGAGCTTGGTGGGAGACCCTCGGTGGGCGCAGTGGCCGTGAAGCTTCTTCGTTTCCatcgatccgccgttgtcggcattctTTTCTTTTGCTGTTTCTCTTTCATTTCTTTTGGGTGtgattgtgctgcttccgccccagcacctatccttGGATGTTTggttggttgctttggaatacaaagcggggggaaaccctttttcgtaaacAATAAGTGGTTCTGCAGAAAGAAGACATGGCTCATAAAAGAGAGTGAGCATTATTGTCTATTTAACAACCTGCACACGAGGAGAGGAGTGCAGAATACAATTTAAGGACCTACCATTCCAACCCCATCTTCACCTCCTTGCTCAACCATGAAGACATGGCAGCTTTTCATGGTCCATCTTCTCACTCATACCCTCCTTTTTCTCACATCCAGCTCCTCTCAACCCACCAACAACGAAAGTAGCAACTACGGCGTTGATCTCTCTGTGCTCCTAAAATTCGAATCCCTCATAACCAGTGACCCTACACGGGCACTGTACTCTTGGTCTTGGGACCCTGTCATCAACGGCACGGGCACGGCACCGCTGCCTGGTTACTGCGGGTGGACGGGCGTCGCCTGCAGCAACCGCCGGCACCCAGGCCATGTCACTGCCATACGTCTGCAAGGCTTGGGCCTTGCCGGCACCATCTCCCCCCAGCTCGGTAACCTAACCCACCTTCGCATCCTCAGTCTTTCAGACAACAAACTGAAAGGTGAGATCCCAGGCAGCCTCAGTGGTTGTACAACACTTCATACCTTCGAGTTGAGGGGGAACAACCTCTCTGGTTCCATGACTGCTTCTCTGGGTCTCCTATCAAAACTCAAATTTCTCAATGTTTCCGATAACAATCTGATTGGTGATATTCCCATGTCATTCTCCAACCTCACAGCCCTCACGCGGCTTAGTATGCGCAAAAACCAATTCCATGGCCATATCCCGAGTTGGCTCGGTAACTTGACATCACTGACACACGTAGGATTAGCCCAGAACGGTTTCAGTGGCCATATCTCTCCAGCTCTAGGTAAGATGGCAAATCTTTTTACGTTTGATATCATGGATAACAAACTGGAAGGCCCTTTTCCTCCATCCATGTTCAATATTTCCTCCATCTTATACTTCAGCATCGGCTTCAACCAGTTTTCAGGATCTTTGCCGCTTGATATTGGCCTTAAGCTTCCCAAGCTAATGTTTTTGCTCACATATGCGAACCAATTTACAGGACCAATACCAGGCTCCCTGTCAAATGCATCGACACTTGAAGTTTTGGTTCTTGGCGGAAATCAGCATAATGGTCTGATTCCACGGGATATTGGCATCCATGGCCATATCCAGGGATTTTCGTTAGGGCACAATTTCGTTCAAGCCACAGAGCCTAGGGATTGGGATTTCCTCGCATCCTTAACCAACTGTAGCAACCTGGAAGTACTAAACCTTGAACAAAACAACCTTGAAGGTGTTGTGCCAGTTTCTATTGCCAACCTATCTACAGAGCTTAATTCGATTGCACTTGGAAGAAACAAAATAACTGGGTCCATACCTGTAGGGTTAGGGAAGTTTAAAAAACTTACAAGGTTCAGCCTTGCAGATAGCCTTTTCACAGGCACCTTGCCTCTGGATATTGGCCAATTTCCTAGCCTCCAGTATCTCGACCTATCCCATAATAGATTCTGTGGGCAGATTCCACAATCTTTAGGCAATATCACACAATTGAGCAACCTCTCTCTATCTAATAACTTTCTAGATGGCAACATTCCAGCAAGCCTTGGCACTCTCACAAAACTTATATCTTTGGATCTTTCCGCtaactccttgaggggggaaatcCCACAGGAGATACTCATGATTCCCTCTCTTACGGTACTTCTCAACCTCTCCAACAATGCTCTAAGTGGCTCCATTCCAACACAGATAGGAAACTTGAACAGCCTTAGTGCAATCGACCTATCAATGAACAAGCTCTCAGGTGAAATCCCAGACACTCTCAGCAGTTGCGTCCAACTAAATTTTCTAAATTTACAAGGAAATCTTTTGCATGGACAAGTACCGAAAGGTTTTTCTTCCTTGAGAGGCCTCGAAAAGTTGGATCTTTCTGATAATAACTTAGCAGGACCCATTCCTGAGTACCTCCAGAGTTTTGAGCTCCTAATATATCTAAACCTCTCTTTCAACAACCTATCTGGTCCCGTGCCAAATGCGGGGATCTTTGACAATGCTACTGTATTGTTGCTCCCTGGCAATAGCATGCTATGTGGAGGTCTCCCATCCTTGCAACTCCCTTCATGCCCATATATAGGTTCTAACAAGGCTGCACAACATCGGCGTCGGCTCATACTCTTTTGCATGGTTGGAACTTTGATCTTCTTCATGTGCTCTCTAACTGGATGCTACTTAATGAAGacaagaatcaaaccgaacaatgtTCTTGATCAAAGAGTTGGATTTCACCAAGAGATGCATGAGAGGATATCCTATGCTGAGATAGATGCAGCAACAGAGTCATTCTCACCGACAAATTTGATTGGTTCTGGAAGTTTCGGCAATGTGTATATTGGAACTCTAAATCTCGATGAGAGTTTATGTACTGTAGCAATCAAGGTTCTCAATCTTGGCAAACGAGGAGCTAATAGAAGCTTCTTGAGAGAGTGTGAGGCCCTAAGGAAGATTCGACACCGGAAGCTTGTCAAAGTGATCACTGTGTGTAGCAGTTTGGACCGTAATGGTGATGAGTTCAAGGCACTTGTCTTAGAGTTTATCTGCAACGGAAATTTAGATGAATGGCTGCATCCAACCTCCATGACTAACAGCCGGAACTTTAGAAGGCTAAGTTTGATGGAAAGGCTATCCATTGCTCTTGATGTTGCAGAGGCATTAGAATATCTTCACCATCAAATTGAGCCATCCATAGTTCACTGTGATATCAAACCATGCAACATCCTTCTAGATGATGACTTTGTTGCACACGTCACCGACTTTGGACTAGCAAAGATAATGCATACCGATGAATGCATGCATAGTGGTGGTGGAACTGAAAGCAGCTCACTTGTAATTAAAGGCAcaatcagtggcggagccaggaaattAAGATTAGGGGGGCCAAATGACCCAATTTTTTTATTACAGGGGCCAATCTACACTGATGCATGTATTTTCTCTTAATTTTTGCACTGTTCATCTTCAAACTACTAGCAAAGCAGGGATGTCagggggggccagggcccctgctggtcccccctgtctccgccactgggcACAATTGGATACGTCGCACCAGGTGAGCAACATTTTAAATTCATCTAGGAATATTTATCTGTATATTATTTGATTCGATATCAGTTTGGTAGATTTCACTTGGCAAGCTAGATTGTATTGGGAGTGTATCTGTCAAATTTCTGTCTATCAATTACATGGCCAGTAACATCTATGTTTACATGTTTTCCAGAGTATGGCTCGGGATCTGAACCCTCCACGGATGGTGATGTATATAGCTACGGGGTGTTGCTATTGGAAATATTTACTGGAAGGAGGCCAACTGACAATTTCATGGATGATGTGACAAGCCTGGTCGACTATGTCAGGATGACCTATCCTGATAAGCTACTGGATATATTGGATGACAGTGCAATCTACAGAGGAGACACGCAGCGTATCATAGATATATTCTTATGTCCTATGTTTAAGCTGGGCCTAGCTTGCTGTGAGGATTCCCCAAGGCACAGAATGCAGATGAACAACGTAGTCAAGGAATTGAACACCATAAAGAAAGCATGCGCGGCTCACATGGCTGTTCGTGAATTCAGAGCAACCGCCTGATCCTGGCAAGCAATAAAGTGATCGTCCTTATGGCTCTGCTATTGCCAGTCGTTACCGATGGCATTGTGGTACACGAAGCCTGTTTGTGGTGGTTCGGAAGTTAGCATTTCCATTTTCCATACATTATGTGTATCATGTATCCCTGTATTTGTTTCTAGAATATGCAATATTCATTTTCCATCCATTATGTTTACTTCTCCCAGAAGTTGTATTGTCTTTAGCCTGAAAGAACTACCATTTTGATTCAGAGTGCTAAAACTCAGGAAAGCATTTGACGCAATCTGGTTGCTTCTCTGATTTAGACACCCAAAGTATATTATATGGTTCTTGTGATGTGCTGGTCTCTTCTTTAAGTTGCTTTGCATTGGTTACCTCATGAATATCGTGAATGCAATTTGTTCCCCTGACTCACTTAGCTGGTTCTTGTCAATATTATGCAGCCTCTCAGTTACAAAATCATATTTCGACCGCCTGGTTTAAGTTTTTATTTTAATGCTGTTCAAATTTATTATTAAATTATTTTTTGGGAAAAATATGTCAGCCAAGCTCATTTTGAGTTATATGTTTTACACTTCAGAGGACCAAGGAAATATTTTCAAGCACATGTGGTAAGCTATCTACAAAATATGAAAAAAATGATTTTCAGATCAGTAGTCCGAAGAAAAAACAGAGCACCTATCTCCACCGGAACCTTGAATGGCCTTTGGTCTGTTGTTTCTATTGCAGGCAGGAAGCATAGGAGTAAGACAGTCTAatctgttgaaatatattgcccgccttcctccatcagttcggacttttggatgagttggctggagcatgcATTCAATATGGTAGTCAGagccttcttattcctctacatctaGCTCTCTATCAGATCAACCCTAGCCGCCATCAAACAAGCCTCTCCAGACAAAAACCAAGCCGCAACCATGTCCTCCTCCTGCTCGACTTCCTTCTCTGGCCTAAACAACAACACTTCTGAACCTCTGAGCCGCACCAACTACATCCTATGGCGTGCCCAGGCTCGCTCTCAGATCATGGGGGCTGGCCTGTATGGATACCTCGATGAAacaacccccgagccctccaaaACAATCACAGCAAAAAACTCCGAAGGTAAGGAACAGATTGTTCCGAATCCTGCCTACACCCCTTGGTTGATCCAAGACCAGCAGATTGTAGCCTATCTGTTGAGAAACCTTTCCAAAGAAATCCTTGTGCAAGTCGCCTCGATGGAGACATCCCGTGCGATCTGGACAGCACTCTCCACCATGTTTGCCTCCCAATCCAAATCCCGCGCAAACAACCTCAGAATCTCCCTGACCAATGCCCACAAAGGTTCCCAATCTGCTGCTGATTATTTTGGCTACATGAGATCGCTCTCAGATGAACTTGCAGCTGCAAGGAGGGGCATCGGAGAAGAGGAGCTGCTTTCCTTCATCACCGCAGGGCTGGATATGGACTATCAACCCATCATATCCGCCCTCGACGTCCGCACCGACCCGGTCTCCATCAACGAGTTGTTTGCCATGGTGGCGAACTTCGACCAGTGAGTCGAGCTCTTCCACGGCTCTGGAGCAGGAGGCTTCAAGTCCTCGGCCAACATGGCTGCGAGGAATCATGGTGGCGGCGTCAAGGGCAATAACCGTGGCTCGCCCAAACCCACCAATGGTGGTGGTGTTGGGTATCGTGGTGGTGGCAGCAACAGCAATGGCGGTGGCGGCAACGCCAATAGCAACTATAACAATGGCGGCGGCGGTTccttctacaacaacaacaacaacaacaacaacaacaacaacaaccacggaCATCCCTTCTACAACAACAATCAGGGGCGTCAGCGTGGATACAGTGGTGGCTACGGTGGTAACTATAACGGCGGCAACAATTTTCAAGGTTATGATGAGTATGAGGGAAAATGTCCAATTTGTAAAAAAAACTAACCACATAGCAAAAGATTGTCGCTGGCGCtatgaagaaaagaagaagaaagttgCAGCAGCTGCAGACATGTCCTATGGAGTGGACACCAATTGGTATGCAGATACGGGCGCCACCGAGCATATCACCCCGGACATGGAGAGGATGACCATGCAAGAGAAGTATCATCGCCATGATCAAATCAACACCGCAGCAAATGGTCAAGGTATGATGATAAGTCACATTGGTCAATCTATTATTAAAACCCCTGATCGTGATATTCGTCTCAATGATGTTCTACTTGTTCCTCTTGCGTCAAAACATCTTGCTTTAGTCCATAGAATTACTCTTGATAACGGTGTCTTCATTGAGTTTCATCCTTTTTTCTTTTTGATAAAGGATCAGGCCACGAGGAGGGTTCTGTATCACGGTAGATGCGTGGACGGTCTCTACCCATTAATTCCTGCACTTTGCAAGTTCAATAAACGAGCCTTCGGAGCCATTAGAGTCTCTTTAGAAAGGTGGCATAATCACCTAGGCCACCCTTCGTTTTCTATTGTTTCTCAAGTTCTTAGTAAGAATAAtctcccgtttgttggtgagcaTAATTGTGAAACTATTTGTGACTCTTGCCAAAGAGCAAAAAGGCATCAGTTCCCATATCCTGTTTCAACCAGTGTGTCTGTTAAACCATTGCAATTAATCTTTTCTGATGTGTGGGGGCCAGCCCCTTCCTCTGTTGGTAGACACACTTACTATGTGAGCTTCATCGATGATTACAGTAAATATActtggatctatcttcttaagaagCGATTTGATGTCTTCCAAGTTTTTCTTAACTTTCAAGCTCTTGTCGAAAGAAAATTTGACTATAAAATTATAGCCATGCAATCAAACTGGGGTGATGAGTATGAGaaactcaactctttctttcaaaATATAGGAATCTCTCACCATGTCTCATGTCCTCACGCACACCAACAAAACGGGTCCGCTGAACGCAAACATAGCCACATCGTTGATGTTGGTTTCTCACTCCTTGCCGCTGCATCTATGCCACTAAAATTCTGGGATGAAGCCTTCTTAACCGCAGTTCATCTCATCAATATCTTACCAAGTCGTGTCATCAACAATGAAACTCCTATAGAACGTCTTCTTCATGTCAAACCAGACTATGCTCCTCTTCGTGTCTTTGGTTGGGCAAGTTGGCCAAACCTACACCCTTACAATAACCGCAAGCTAATGTTCTGCTCCAAGCAATGCGTCTTTATTGGATACAACACTCAACACAAAGGAGTTAAATGCCTTGATGTTGCTACTGGCCGTGTCTACATCTCAAGAGATGTTGTTTGATGAGACCAAATTTCCGTTCGAAAATCTTCATCCCAATGTCGGTGCTCTCCTTCGTCAAGAGATACTTCTTTTATCTCCACCTCTTACTGGTATTGATCACGAGGGTACAAATAATAGTTCTGACTCTTTTGTGACTAATCATTATATTATTCCAGAGTCTATTGTTGCAGGAACAATTAATGATGATCAAAACAGAGTGCAAAACACCACAACGGAAGGTCATTTTATGTGCCCCCTCCAGGAAACCACGCGTCACGAGGTGGATCCCCCTCGGGATCTGTCCCGCTGCAGGCGGCAGCCCAATCCACCTCGGGATCGGTCCCTGGCGCGCACCCGGCATGTGATAGCGACCGTGTTGTCACGCCGCACCAATCCTCGGGGCGGGTGAGTGCGCCTGTCTcaccagggcccgcgcctgccgcgTCAGGGCCCGCCACAAGGCCCGCTCCTGCCTCGTCAGGGCCCGCCACTACATCGCCTGCGCCCGACCCTGCCTCACCTGCGCCCGACCGCCTCGGGATCGGGCGTGGTTGCCGCGCCTGCGCGCTTCCTGACCGCCTCGGGATCGGGCGTGGCGTCTCCTGGCGCGGAAGCTGTGGGGGAAACGGCGGCTCATTCTTCCACGCCAGGATCTTCTGTGCCCGACCAGCCTGCAGCACCTCCTGTGGAACTCCGCACACGTCTACAAAAGGGAGTTTCTACTCGAGTTAATTATAAAAACTTCTCCAAATACGGATAGTAGCTCTGCGGAGTCGTACAACTAAAGTGGTGAAGTGATTTGTCGGTCCTTGGACATCgaacacgttgatcgagtcatctagTATTCCAtggggggcaacaaggacaaggtgaggggtcaATGATGGATcaataaccaacctatactaagcatataggataagcAGGCAAGGTACAAAAGCAGGTTACAAATgcaggctatgcatcataataggagcAATCATTTAcactagcaaaatctaatgcaagcatgagagagaatggaacgggcgatatcggaatgatcaaggagggtttgcttgcctggaagctctgctgcaaGTGGCTGGACGTCAGAGGCGTAGTCGTACACGGTAGCTCCAGTCAATATCGgtttctaccagagagaagagggggaagacacaataaatataaagcaaacagatgcatcacgACACATGACATGACAATAAGCAatactaggggtgacctaacgttgtGCTACACGTTATAGACGAAGCGGGAAAACATCTTAGAATGTTTTCCCGGCGTTTGGGAGTTTTCGGACAGATAAATCGGAGTGGAAGGATCCATATTCATCATGTTAGGGGCATGTGGCAGATGAGTGGATAGAACATTCAGATTCATcttatttttctaataatttttcatttaTAAACTATTTTTATccaagttacagattattttatatgatttttcaaagatttaaacaatttatgtaatttaaattaattcgaaaataaaaggaaaattgcTAAGGGCACCAAAAAGTGTACCCGGAAGA is drawn from Triticum dicoccoides isolate Atlit2015 ecotype Zavitan chromosome 4A, WEW_v2.0, whole genome shotgun sequence and contains these coding sequences:
- the LOC119289991 gene encoding probable LRR receptor-like serine/threonine-protein kinase At3g47570, coding for MKTWQLFMVHLLTHTLLFLTSSSSQPTNNESSNYGVDLSVLLKFESLITSDPTRALYSWSWDPVINGTGTAPLPGYCGWTGVACSNRRHPGHVTAIRLQGLGLAGTISPQLGNLTHLRILSLSDNKLKGEIPGSLSGCTTLHTFELRGNNLSGSMTASLGLLSKLKFLNVSDNNLIGDIPMSFSNLTALTRLSMRKNQFHGHIPSWLGNLTSLTHVGLAQNGFSGHISPALGKMANLFTFDIMDNKLEGPFPPSMFNISSILYFSIGFNQFSGSLPLDIGLKLPKLMFLLTYANQFTGPIPGSLSNASTLEVLVLGGNQHNGLIPRDIGIHGHIQGFSLGHNFVQATEPRDWDFLASLTNCSNLEVLNLEQNNLEGVVPVSIANLSTELNSIALGRNKITGSIPVGLGKFKKLTRFSLADSLFTGTLPLDIGQFPSLQYLDLSHNRFCGQIPQSLGNITQLSNLSLSNNFLDGNIPASLGTLTKLISLDLSANSLRGEIPQEILMIPSLTVLLNLSNNALSGSIPTQIGNLNSLSAIDLSMNKLSGEIPDTLSSCVQLNFLNLQGNLLHGQVPKGFSSLRGLEKLDLSDNNLAGPIPEYLQSFELLIYLNLSFNNLSGPVPNAGIFDNATVLLLPGNSMLCGGLPSLQLPSCPYIGSNKAAQHRRRLILFCMVGTLIFFMCSLTGCYLMKTRIKPNNVLDQRVGFHQEMHERISYAEIDAATESFSPTNLIGSGSFGNVYIGTLNLDESLCTVAIKVLNLGKRGANRSFLRECEALRKIRHRKLVKVITVCSSLDRNGDEFKALVLEFICNGNLDEWLHPTSMTNSRNFRRLSLMERLSIALDVAEALEYLHHQIEPSIVHCDIKPCNILLDDDFVAHVTDFGLAKIMHTDECMHSGGGTESSSLVIKGTIGYVAPEYGSGSEPSTDGDVYSYGVLLLEIFTGRRPTDNFMDDVTSLVDYVRMTYPDKLLDILDDSAIYRGDTQRIIDIFLCPMFKLGLACCEDSPRHRMQMNNVVKELNTIKKACAAHMAVREFRATA